A stretch of the Gemmatimonadota bacterium genome encodes the following:
- a CDS encoding ankyrin repeat domain-containing protein, with amino-acid sequence MVPNADESFLAVFARGDLVAARAVIDSHPSIGRYDGYKAHPLLREFVARNCGHCYKASHRAIADLLIPDQVRSFRNAVMADRIEEVRAQLAVDPRLVRAEFTGSRGIAQAIHHWRSIPVAMLLLDRGADVDALTTVGCAGETPLMTQLRFGTLEGVRFLLDRGANPNLGGLKHTPSASMVEGLNLLLQYGWDVNEQVGGRTLLHHDANHGDGGRVRLLLNLGADPNIQDAEDRTALHLVCARGVGSETIRDLVEAGADLNVRDHEGRTPLDHAESASRDTAARVLLGLDAEGNGTRE; translated from the coding sequence ATGGTACCGAATGCAGACGAATCCTTCCTGGCCGTGTTCGCGCGAGGCGATCTCGTCGCTGCAAGGGCTGTTATCGATAGCCATCCGTCCATTGGCCGTTATGATGGCTACAAGGCTCACCCGTTGCTCAGGGAATTCGTCGCACGCAACTGCGGCCACTGCTATAAGGCGTCCCACCGGGCCATCGCCGATCTGCTGATCCCCGATCAAGTCCGTTCTTTCCGGAATGCCGTGATGGCAGACCGGATCGAAGAGGTCCGTGCTCAGTTGGCGGTAGATCCACGCCTGGTTCGCGCCGAATTCACCGGAAGCCGCGGAATCGCCCAGGCGATTCATCACTGGCGTTCCATTCCGGTCGCCATGCTGCTGCTGGACCGGGGAGCCGACGTGGACGCCCTGACCACCGTGGGCTGCGCGGGTGAAACCCCGCTCATGACGCAATTGCGGTTCGGTACGTTGGAAGGCGTACGATTTCTGCTGGACCGGGGAGCAAACCCAAATCTCGGTGGGCTTAAGCATACTCCGAGCGCATCGATGGTGGAGGGGCTCAACCTGTTGCTCCAGTACGGTTGGGACGTCAACGAGCAGGTGGGCGGCCGCACCCTGCTCCACCATGACGCCAATCACGGCGATGGCGGGAGGGTCCGTCTGCTGCTGAATCTTGGCGCCGATCCCAACATCCAGGATGCCGAGGATCGGACTGCGCTGCACCTGGTCTGTGCGAGGGGTGTCGGTTCCGAAACGATCCGGGATCTGGTCGAAGCCGGCGCCGATTTGAACGTCCGCGATCACGAGGGCAGAACCCCTTTGGACCATGCCGAGTCGGCGTCACGCGATACGGCTGCCCGCGTGTTGTTGGGATTAGACGCTGAAGGTAATGGAACCCGTGAATAG
- a CDS encoding GNAT family N-acetyltransferase, whose amino-acid sequence MLRRVDRHGEERCRVDLVKKRLRVGRSRITTGGVSGLYTPPEHRARGHASYLMEASHDFLRRQGCSIVLLNAIPGFYHRYGYDVVFPVYRLFVRTERLLQARRLLNVRRAREKDEPALVRLYNRCNRYRTGTLVRRADWRFTRLVDYGRPPGMLLVVEDKRQRAAGYVLCRTRTDRYFVQELTARSSIAFESLAGAVGRRARRAGFERVHFKLPVDHPFGEFCNRFGSEWEIQYHVNAEGMGRILDLPRFLAALRPEFEYRLGKWAWSENTRLWFVTEIGEAGLKIAGNTVRCILNREMDAQEIALPQTVLLQLALGYRTVSDAANEKKVRIPGTARPFLEVLFPPSPAMTPMVAE is encoded by the coding sequence ATGCTCCGACGCGTCGACCGGCATGGAGAGGAACGCTGCCGGGTCGACCTGGTAAAGAAACGTCTGCGCGTGGGGCGTTCGAGGATAACGACAGGCGGGGTCTCCGGTCTATACACGCCTCCCGAACATCGGGCGAGAGGACATGCCAGCTACCTGATGGAGGCGTCCCATGATTTCCTGCGCCGCCAGGGCTGCTCCATCGTCCTGCTGAATGCCATACCCGGCTTCTACCACCGCTATGGCTACGATGTCGTGTTTCCGGTCTACCGTCTATTCGTCAGGACGGAAAGGCTGCTGCAAGCCCGGCGGCTTCTAAACGTGCGGCGGGCCCGCGAAAAGGACGAGCCGGCGCTGGTAAGGTTGTATAACCGGTGTAATCGATATCGCACAGGCACCCTGGTCCGCCGTGCCGACTGGCGCTTTACCCGCTTGGTGGACTATGGAAGACCGCCTGGGATGCTGCTGGTGGTCGAGGATAAGCGGCAGCGGGCCGCGGGGTACGTCCTGTGCCGGACGCGGACCGATCGCTATTTCGTCCAGGAATTGACCGCCCGCTCTTCCATCGCCTTCGAGTCGCTGGCTGGCGCCGTGGGCAGGAGGGCCCGCAGGGCAGGTTTTGAAAGGGTCCATTTCAAACTGCCGGTCGATCACCCTTTTGGCGAATTCTGCAATCGCTTCGGAAGCGAGTGGGAGATTCAATATCATGTGAACGCGGAGGGTATGGGGCGTATACTCGATCTTCCACGTTTCCTGGCTGCGCTTCGCCCGGAATTTGAATATAGACTGGGTAAATGGGCATGGTCAGAAAACACCCGTTTGTGGTTTGTAACCGAAATAGGGGAAGCGGGGTTGAAAATCGCGGGGAACACGGTCCGCTGCATCCTGAATCGCGAAATGGACGCGCAGGAGATCGCCCTTCCTCAGACCGTCCTGCTGCAGCTCGCGCTGGGCTATCGCACGGTTTCGGACGCGGCAAATGAAAAGAAGGTTCGCATACCGGGGACGGCGCGGCCGTTCCTGGAGGTCCTTTTCCCCCCGTCGCCGGCGATGACGCCCATGGTTGCCGAATGA
- the sfsA gene encoding DNA/RNA nuclease SfsA, which yields MDTKTYFPPICSLPLVEGTFLSRPNRFAVHCGIEGRETKVFMPNPGRMGELLLPGVVLILADHGEQALRKTRYTVMAVRYQGRVVFLHTHLNNTVAHRLIESRAIPALKEYGIAGTEVTVGGNRFDFLLKDAEGALCLEVKSCTLSANGIAMFPDAVTERGRRHLESLAGMCSAGERGALLFLIHHGHGSAGLFLPDYHTDYAFSLAFRDVENKLPVRAVSIEWTEDLRYRIACPEVAIPWDAIRRECVDRGHLLIVERDGAGYRVSLTRYEHDLSKKAGRCAERVYPVRTSIDMAEDMAGVLSHLYGNPRDEAHGWTFRCGFDPVPTPGFQQALLDFRMPRRLARESD from the coding sequence ATGGACACGAAGACGTATTTTCCCCCGATCTGCTCCCTCCCCCTGGTAGAAGGCACCTTCCTCTCCCGTCCGAACCGGTTCGCCGTTCACTGCGGCATTGAAGGCAGGGAAACGAAGGTTTTTATGCCGAATCCCGGCAGGATGGGGGAACTGCTTTTGCCGGGCGTCGTACTGATCCTGGCGGACCACGGTGAACAGGCATTACGGAAGACGCGGTACACGGTGATGGCCGTGCGCTACCAGGGACGCGTCGTATTTCTACACACCCATCTGAACAATACGGTCGCGCACAGGCTGATCGAATCCCGCGCGATCCCCGCACTGAAGGAATACGGGATTGCGGGGACCGAAGTAACCGTCGGCGGCAACCGGTTCGACTTCCTGCTGAAGGACGCGGAGGGCGCCCTTTGCCTGGAAGTGAAATCGTGCACCCTCTCCGCGAACGGCATAGCCATGTTTCCCGACGCGGTTACGGAACGTGGGCGAAGGCACCTGGAGTCGCTGGCCGGAATGTGTTCGGCGGGAGAGCGGGGTGCCTTGCTTTTCCTGATACACCATGGACATGGATCGGCAGGTCTTTTTCTTCCGGACTATCATACGGATTACGCCTTCAGCCTGGCTTTCCGCGACGTGGAGAACAAGCTGCCCGTCCGCGCGGTTTCGATCGAATGGACCGAAGATCTGCGCTACCGTATCGCGTGTCCAGAAGTGGCAATACCGTGGGATGCGATACGGAGGGAGTGCGTAGACCGGGGGCATCTGCTGATCGTCGAGCGCGACGGGGCCGGCTACCGCGTTTCACTCACGAGGTATGAACACGACCTGTCCAAAAAAGCCGGAAGGTGTGCTGAAAGGGTCTATCCGGTCAGGACATCGATCGACATGGCCGAAGACATGGCCGGCGTGCTGTCCCATCTCTACGGGAATCCACGGGACGAGGCCCACGGCTGGACCTTCAGATGCGGATTCGACCCCGTACCGACGCCCGGTTTTCAACAGGCGCTGCTCGACTTTCGCATGCCCCGCCGCCTTGCCAGGGAATCGGACTAA
- a CDS encoding ankyrin repeat domain-containing protein — MSNHEELNRALIRAVEDGDFEGVREAVGQGADAACITPAHIPPQRETDEHYEIMRYLFARGTDVNFAGFDEGILMTFSAYRGQLRYLRLYLEAGADINLAQPMNGVTGLHVAVQHNLSEIVRFFLDHGARVDQACHDDAPTPDPGHVYGETALHFAAAGADGEIVQMLLEAGADRSARSSRGESPLDYAIRNDRPEEVLRLLR, encoded by the coding sequence ATGTCCAATCATGAGGAGTTGAACCGGGCACTGATTAGGGCCGTGGAGGACGGTGATTTCGAAGGGGTAAGGGAGGCTGTCGGACAGGGCGCCGATGCGGCGTGCATTACGCCTGCGCATATCCCGCCCCAGAGGGAAACCGACGAACACTACGAGATCATGCGGTATCTGTTCGCAAGAGGCACCGACGTCAACTTCGCCGGATTCGATGAGGGCATACTCATGACCTTCTCGGCCTACCGTGGACAGTTGCGTTATCTGCGTCTTTACCTGGAGGCCGGTGCCGACATCAATCTCGCCCAGCCCATGAACGGCGTCACGGGCCTGCACGTGGCGGTCCAGCACAATCTGTCGGAAATCGTACGTTTCTTTCTCGACCATGGCGCCAGGGTCGATCAGGCCTGCCACGATGACGCGCCGACCCCGGATCCCGGCCACGTGTATGGAGAAACGGCCCTGCATTTCGCCGCTGCAGGCGCCGACGGGGAGATCGTACAAATGCTCCTGGAAGCCGGAGCGGACCGGTCGGCCAGGTCTTCCAGGGGCGAATCACCGCTGGACTACGCGATACGGAACGATCGGCCGGAAGAGGTACTTCGGCTGCTCAGGTAG
- a CDS encoding DNA polymerase IV, with the protein MKQSRTILHADMDAFFAAIEQRDRPELRGKPVIVGGDGPRSVVSTCSYEARRFGVHSAMPGTTAKKLCPQGIFLPVRSDVYGKVSRQVQDVFHRYTPLVEPLSLDEAFLDVTGSARLFGDGEAIARSIKADVLEETQLTISVGVAPCKYVAKVASDLDKPDGLVIVPENSVRDFLAPLPVSFLWGAGKDMQERLARSGLKTIGDVQKRSTDDLQRMLGDAAGSHFFHLSRGLDDRAVVTGHAAKSVSHENTFGTDLVERDACHRFLVDQSDRVGRRLRREGLLGRTVRIKVRFGDFKTLTRQAAVAPTDNDFVIGEAARNLFDRVWDGRTGIRLLGVAAGNLVRPDEPIQTDLFQRADETSGRLLRAIDDIRNRYGRHAIRHGAAATSLKP; encoded by the coding sequence GTGAAACAATCCCGCACCATCCTCCACGCGGACATGGACGCCTTCTTCGCGGCCATCGAGCAGCGCGACCGTCCCGAGTTGCGCGGCAAGCCCGTCATAGTGGGCGGCGACGGCCCGCGTTCGGTGGTGTCCACTTGTTCGTACGAGGCCCGCAGATTCGGCGTACATTCCGCGATGCCGGGAACGACCGCCAAAAAACTGTGTCCCCAGGGGATCTTCCTGCCGGTCAGATCGGACGTCTACGGCAAGGTTTCCCGTCAGGTCCAGGACGTTTTCCATCGGTACACGCCCTTGGTCGAGCCCCTGTCGCTGGACGAAGCGTTCCTGGATGTTACCGGCTCGGCGCGACTGTTCGGCGACGGCGAGGCGATAGCCCGATCCATCAAAGCGGACGTGCTCGAGGAAACGCAGCTGACCATCTCCGTAGGGGTGGCGCCGTGCAAGTACGTGGCCAAGGTGGCCTCCGACCTGGACAAGCCGGACGGACTGGTGATCGTCCCCGAGAATAGCGTGAGGGATTTCCTGGCGCCGTTGCCCGTATCGTTTCTCTGGGGAGCTGGGAAGGACATGCAGGAGCGCCTGGCCCGGAGCGGCCTCAAGACGATAGGCGACGTGCAGAAGCGATCTACCGATGACCTGCAGCGGATGCTCGGCGACGCGGCCGGTTCACATTTCTTCCACCTGTCCAGGGGACTGGACGACCGGGCCGTGGTCACCGGCCACGCCGCGAAGTCGGTGAGTCACGAGAACACCTTCGGCACGGACCTGGTCGAACGGGATGCGTGCCACCGCTTTCTCGTGGACCAGAGCGACCGCGTGGGCCGACGGCTCAGGCGGGAAGGACTGCTGGGCAGAACGGTCCGGATCAAGGTCCGGTTCGGCGACTTCAAGACGTTGACGCGGCAGGCGGCCGTGGCGCCGACGGACAACGACTTCGTGATCGGCGAGGCGGCCCGGAACCTGTTCGACCGGGTCTGGGACGGCCGGACGGGTATTCGGCTGCTGGGCGTGGCCGCCGGCAACCTGGTCCGGCCGGACGAACCGATACAGACGGACCTGTTCCAACGCGCCGATGAGACGTCGGGACGGCTGCTTCGCGCGATTGACGATATACGAAACCGGTATGGACGCCATGCCATTCGTCATGGCGCAGCGGCAACTTCGCTGAAACCGTAG
- a CDS encoding DUF1761 domain-containing protein, with amino-acid sequence MAVIVATAVGFIIGGIWYGPLFGDAWMSAIGKTADQIQPSPAPFVISFFTALITAIVLAMLINALNISTLGGGVVIGLLVGVGFIATAMASDAAFGDTGLKLWLIQSGYRVLYSVVMGAILAVWR; translated from the coding sequence TTGGCTGTCATCGTGGCGACGGCGGTCGGATTCATCATCGGCGGCATCTGGTACGGTCCGCTTTTCGGCGACGCCTGGATGTCCGCAATAGGAAAAACGGCGGATCAGATTCAGCCATCCCCGGCCCCATTTGTCATCAGTTTCTTTACCGCGCTTATCACTGCGATCGTCCTTGCGATGCTCATTAACGCACTGAACATTTCCACCCTGGGTGGTGGCGTCGTGATTGGACTCCTGGTGGGTGTGGGGTTCATCGCGACGGCAATGGCATCGGACGCCGCGTTCGGCGATACAGGGCTGAAACTGTGGCTGATCCAGTCGGGATACCGCGTGCTCTACAGCGTGGTGATGGGCGCCATCCTTGCCGTGTGGCGTTAG
- the pdxH gene encoding pyridoxamine 5'-phosphate oxidase: MDLEALRREYVFGNLSEQDLDDNPFRQFDIWFADAVGAGIELADVMTVATASPAGVPTARMVVLRGVDERGFVFYTDYRSAKSRDLLENPRAALVFYWRELGRQIRIAGAVQKVSSEESARYFHSRPLESRLAALSSRQSEVIPDRKVLEERYEALKAEYPEGDLPYPDNWGGFRVSPDEFEFWQGRERRLHDRIRYRRDGGVWVTERLSP, from the coding sequence ATGGACCTGGAAGCACTCCGCAGGGAGTACGTATTCGGCAATCTGAGTGAACAGGACCTGGACGACAACCCGTTCAGGCAGTTCGACATCTGGTTCGCGGACGCGGTCGGCGCCGGCATCGAACTCGCGGACGTGATGACGGTGGCGACGGCTTCACCGGCCGGCGTGCCGACGGCCAGGATGGTTGTTCTGCGGGGCGTCGACGAGCGGGGATTCGTTTTCTATACGGATTACAGGAGTGCGAAGAGCCGGGACCTGCTGGAGAACCCCCGGGCGGCCCTGGTGTTCTACTGGCGCGAACTTGGCCGGCAGATCCGGATTGCGGGCGCCGTACAGAAGGTATCGTCGGAAGAATCAGCCCGGTATTTCCATTCCAGGCCCCTGGAGAGCCGCCTGGCGGCACTGAGCTCCAGACAGAGCGAGGTCATACCGGACCGAAAGGTCCTCGAAGAACGATACGAGGCACTCAAGGCGGAATACCCGGAGGGCGACCTCCCATACCCCGATAACTGGGGCGGATTCCGCGTTTCGCCTGATGAGTTCGAATTCTGGCAGGGCCGCGAGCGCCGGCTGCACGACCGGATTCGATACAGACGCGACGGCGGCGTATGGGTGACGGAACGGTTGTCGCCCTGA
- a CDS encoding Gfo/Idh/MocA family oxidoreductase, with protein sequence MQKDKTIGFGVVGCGGAGHAAIRSACASALLDVVAIGDLIEERRNRVGREEGIPRLYGPYQDLLSDKEVDAVLLAVNPPARYPMVLDAIAAGKHVLVQKPHATHADHILTIKEAAEHAGVTLQFCYFMRHDPGNRRTRAALSRGRIGEPYHARIFLKYNHRAPLDSPEGWTHVYGQKGGALGQHASHELDLAWWWMGCPDPKWAFAAKHVVEAIYDGPEGPAEDYFSGLAGFDGGKTIQIDCSRWVHCDTPTVVEVYGSEGAYSHGQLWQTEEGVFTGRQIEDESDVPHTEPPEEGLPFYHEVEHFARAIAGRVAPDVNADDAYRFMLLLDAMYESARTGEKVYIE encoded by the coding sequence ATGCAAAAGGATAAAACGATCGGGTTCGGGGTCGTGGGCTGCGGCGGGGCGGGTCATGCCGCCATCCGATCGGCCTGCGCCAGCGCACTGCTCGATGTCGTCGCGATCGGCGACCTGATCGAGGAGCGCCGAAACCGGGTGGGCCGGGAAGAGGGAATCCCCCGTCTGTACGGTCCCTACCAGGACCTGCTGTCCGACAAAGAGGTGGATGCCGTGCTCCTGGCCGTGAATCCGCCCGCCCGCTATCCCATGGTCCTCGATGCGATCGCCGCGGGCAAGCATGTTCTGGTGCAGAAACCGCATGCCACGCACGCCGACCATATCCTGACGATCAAAGAAGCGGCCGAGCACGCCGGGGTAACGTTGCAGTTCTGCTACTTCATGCGTCACGATCCGGGGAACCGCAGGACGCGCGCCGCGTTGAGCCGTGGCCGCATTGGTGAGCCGTACCACGCCCGCATCTTTCTGAAGTACAACCACAGGGCGCCATTGGACAGTCCCGAGGGTTGGACCCACGTGTATGGCCAGAAGGGCGGAGCACTGGGCCAGCACGCATCGCACGAGCTGGATCTGGCCTGGTGGTGGATGGGCTGTCCGGACCCCAAATGGGCGTTTGCCGCCAAGCACGTCGTCGAGGCAATCTATGACGGACCGGAAGGTCCGGCCGAAGACTATTTCTCGGGGCTTGCCGGTTTTGATGGAGGCAAGACGATCCAGATAGACTGCTCCCGCTGGGTGCACTGCGATACGCCCACCGTGGTGGAGGTGTACGGGAGCGAGGGCGCCTATTCCCACGGCCAACTGTGGCAGACGGAGGAGGGCGTTTTTACCGGGCGGCAGATCGAGGATGAATCCGACGTCCCGCATACGGAACCGCCGGAAGAAGGACTGCCCTTCTATCATGAAGTGGAACACTTCGCACGGGCTATCGCGGGACGCGTCGCTCCCGACGTGAACGCAGACGATGCCTATCGGTTCATGCTACTGCTCGACGCGATGTACGAGAGCGCGCGGACGGGCGAGAAAGTGTACATCGAGTGA
- a CDS encoding ZIP family metal transporter produces MSLLTFKLLSAAAILAIAVIGGLIPLYAAKHENSRRFFSLGNAFAGGLFLGVGFIHLLPEGIEKLEGVTDYPLAALLAAFGLVGLLLIDRVIYGEHHVTEHSEDGAQHCIYPYVLLVLLSIHSVIAGISLGIESYFSGLAIILLGILCHKGSAAFALMISVLRAGIEKRRHRPILAVFVSMTPLGILAGMTAAMALEESESVTTLIEGSFNAIAAGTFIYVAIIDIIDAELSRRNVRVAKFVMSVLAGDDDQPMPTRDHDRIIKFVLVILGIGLMALLVEWAHAH; encoded by the coding sequence ATGTCACTGTTAACGTTCAAGTTACTTTCCGCAGCCGCAATACTCGCCATCGCGGTGATAGGCGGACTGATCCCCCTCTACGCCGCAAAACATGAAAACAGCAGACGGTTTTTCTCGCTGGGAAACGCTTTCGCGGGCGGATTGTTTCTGGGCGTGGGATTTATCCACCTGCTACCGGAGGGCATCGAGAAGCTCGAAGGCGTAACGGACTACCCACTGGCCGCGTTGCTGGCCGCGTTCGGTCTCGTGGGACTGCTGCTGATCGATCGCGTCATTTACGGGGAGCACCACGTCACCGAGCATTCCGAGGATGGAGCGCAGCATTGCATCTACCCGTACGTACTGCTGGTTCTTTTGTCCATTCATTCCGTCATCGCCGGCATATCACTCGGCATAGAGTCCTACTTCTCCGGTCTGGCTATCATATTGCTCGGGATACTCTGCCACAAGGGATCGGCCGCCTTCGCCCTTATGATCAGCGTGCTCAGGGCAGGCATCGAGAAGCGGCGTCACAGACCTATTCTCGCGGTTTTCGTTTCGATGACGCCGCTGGGTATCCTGGCAGGGATGACGGCCGCCATGGCCCTGGAGGAGAGCGAGTCCGTCACTACCTTGATCGAGGGGAGTTTCAACGCCATCGCGGCGGGAACGTTTATCTATGTGGCGATTATCGACATCATCGATGCGGAGCTTTCGAGGCGCAACGTGCGCGTGGCGAAATTCGTCATGAGCGTACTCGCCGGAGACGACGATCAACCCATGCCCACACGGGACCACGACCGCATAATCAAATTCGTCCTGGTTATCCTCGGTATCGGACTGATGGCGCTGCTGGTGGAATGGGCGCACGCCCACTGA
- a CDS encoding VOC family protein, producing MQLEKLHQVAVFSRDLGETKTFYEETLGAKLLAYFEGPPGLLFFDFLGTRILFEKAAHTATLYFWVDDLNASYEELKAKGVAFVGKPHPIFRDEQGTFGTAGYVESMVFFKDPSGNTLALATQQPPE from the coding sequence ATGCAGCTCGAAAAACTGCACCAGGTGGCCGTTTTCTCCCGCGACCTGGGCGAAACGAAGACCTTTTACGAGGAGACCCTCGGAGCTAAACTGCTGGCGTATTTTGAGGGTCCTCCGGGCCTGCTGTTTTTCGATTTTCTCGGAACGCGCATCCTCTTTGAAAAGGCGGCGCACACGGCCACGCTTTATTTCTGGGTGGACGACCTGAACGCCTCGTACGAAGAACTGAAAGCAAAGGGGGTCGCATTCGTGGGCAAACCCCACCCCATATTCAGGGATGAACAGGGTACCTTCGGCACGGCGGGATACGTGGAATCGATGGTGTTTTTCAAGGACCCATCCGGCAATACCCTCGCCCTGGCCACCCAGCAGCCGCCGGAATGA
- a CDS encoding SRPBCC domain-containing protein, with amino-acid sequence MSESLARITTEYCIEIEREYAYPVARVWDAVTTADGISAWMKYQTTLERRIGGRIFVDFKSEGNLEGIVCEWVPERVFAYTWGLSVVRWALEPRGSGTRLRFTNSHVTPDILMGFSAGWHAFIDHLEPYLDGTTVEDRYDDLMKTYEDRYGHLAADHRDSDGGKES; translated from the coding sequence ATGTCAGAATCTCTGGCCAGGATAACGACTGAATACTGCATCGAAATAGAACGGGAGTACGCGTATCCCGTCGCCCGGGTATGGGATGCCGTTACGACGGCGGACGGGATCTCCGCATGGATGAAGTACCAGACCACGCTGGAGCGCCGGATCGGCGGCAGGATCTTCGTGGATTTCAAGTCGGAGGGAAACCTGGAAGGCATTGTCTGCGAATGGGTGCCTGAACGGGTGTTCGCCTATACCTGGGGACTTTCCGTGGTCAGATGGGCGCTTGAACCCCGTGGAAGCGGCACGCGGCTTCGATTTACGAATTCCCACGTCACGCCGGACATCCTGATGGGATTTTCCGCGGGCTGGCATGCCTTCATCGACCACCTGGAGCCCTACCTGGACGGGACCACGGTAGAGGACCGCTACGACGACCTCATGAAGACCTACGAGGATCGATACGGCCACCTGGCCGCGGACCACAGAGACTCAGACGGGGGGAAGGAATCATGA